Genomic segment of Calderihabitans maritimus:
AATATGGTCTAACTAGGGTGGTTGTGGCATCGTGCTCACCGCGCATGCACGAACCCACTTTTAAATCTGCTTTGGAAAAAGCGGGATTAAACGGGTATTTGTTAGAAATGGCCAATATTCGGGAGCAGTGCTCTTGGGTCACTGAAGACCCCCGGCAGGCTACAGAAAAGGCTAAGGCCTTAGTGCACGGAGCAGTGCGCCGGGTTGTTTACCATGAGCCCATCGAAGAGCGGGAAGTGGGGGTAAATAAAGCTACCTTGGTGGTCGGTGGTGGTATCGCCGGTATCCAGGCTACCCTTAAAATTGCAGAGGCTGGTCATAAAGTATATCTAGTGGAGAGGGAACCCAGTATTGGGGGGCAAATGGCCAAGTTTGACAAGACTTTTCCCACCATGGATTGTGCCGCCTGTATTCTTACCCCCAAAATGGTTGCCGTAGCCCAAAACCCTAACGTGGAACTGCTTACCTATTCCGAAGTTCTGCATGTCGACGGCTACGTGGGCAATTTTACAGTCACCGTGAAGCAAAAACCCCGTTACGTCGATGTAGATAAATGTACCGGGTGTGGCGATTGCCAAAAAGCCTGTGTATTAAAGGACAGAATTCCATGTAGTTTTGAGGAGGGATTAAAGAAACGGCCGGCCGCTTATATTCCTTTTCCCCAGGCGGTACCATTAAAAGCCGTTATAGATGACAAACACTGTCTACAATTGACCAAAGGCAAGTGTTCTAAGAAATGCGTAAAGGCTTGTCAAAGAGATGCCATAGATTTTTCTCAGAAAGAAGTAATTCGTCAAATTGAGGTAGGTTCTATCATTTTAGCCACTGGGTATGAACTGTTTGATGCCAGAAAAGCGCCTCAATATGGTTATGGGATATACGACGATGTTTATACAGGTATTGAGTTTGAACGTATTACCAATGCTTCTGGCCCCACTCAGGGTAAAATCCTTAAGAAAAATGGAGAAGAACCTAAAAGGGTAGCGGTGTTGCATTGTATTGGAAGCAGGGACGAGAATTACCAAAAGTATTGTTCACGCGTTTGTTGTATGAGTTCAGTCAAGTTTTCCCATTTAGTAAAAGAAAAGACCGATGCCGAAGTGTTTGAATTTTATATTGATATGCGTACCTTTGGAAAACAATATGAAGAGTTCTACAAGCGGGTTCAGGAAGAAGGTGTCAACTTTATCCGGGGTAAGGGAGCGGAGGTTGCCGAGGTAAATGGACAGTTGGTTGTACGGGCAGAGGATACCCTTTTGGGGGCTTACCGGGAGATTCCTGTAGATATGGTGATTTTAAACACTGCCCTTGTGCCTCGGCATGATGCCGACAAGGTTGCCCAGATTTTCGGTATTTCCCGGAGTCCGGATGGTTTCTTTCTGGAATCCCACATTAAACTTGACCCGGTAACCACTTCAACAGACGGTATCTATATTGCCGGATGCTGTCAAAGCCCCAAGGATATTCCCGATTCTGTGGCTCAGGGCTCTGCAGCAGCAGCGGAGGCGTTGGCTACAATCGCCACCGGTAAAGTGAAAATTTCTCCGGTAACGGCTTCATCAAACCCAGACATTTGTGCCGGTTGTCGTATTTGCATTGGGTTGTGTCCATTCAAAGCCATTACCTTTAATGAAGAGAAAAAGGTTGCAGAAATTAATCAAGCCGTATGTAAAGGGTGTGGAACCTGTGCTGCTGGATGTCCGTCTAATGCCATCTCCATTGCCCATTTCAACAATCAACAAATTCTGGCTGAAATAGAGGGGGTTTTGCGATGAATACGGAATTTGAACCTAAAATCGTAGGAATTCTATGTAACTGGTGTTCTTATACCGGTGCTGACCTGGCAGGAATATCTCGGATTAAATATTCGGCTAACGTAAGAATTGTACGGGTAATGTGTTCCGGTAGAGTGGACCCGACTTTCATACTTAAAGCTTTTCAGGAAGGGGCCGACGGAGTGTTGGTAAGCGGGTGCCATCCAGGCGATTGTCATTATGTAGATGGAAACATAAAAGCTATGCGCCGCGCTCCGTTAATCACTGAATTGCTTAAACAAATGGGGATTGAGGAAGAGAGATATAAGCTGGTCTGGGTATCGGCTTCCGAGGGTGATAAGTTTGCCAGAATTGTAGAAGAGATGGTGGCCACTTTGAAAAAGCTGGGGCCTTTTAAGCCTCAAGGAGGTGTGAAAAAATATGCCTAAACTCAATTTAGCTGTATACTGGACTGCTGCTTGCGGCGGTTGTGATGTATCCATCCTGGACATTGACGAAAAGATTCTTCAGGTGGGAGAACTGGCCAATATTGTGTTGTGGCCCCTGGCTGCGGATGGAAAATACGAGGACGTTGAAAAAATGGAAGATGGCGCCATAGATGTTTGCCTCTTTAACGGTGCCATACGTCTATCGGAACAGGAAGAGATGGCGCGTTTATTAAGGAGAAAAAGTAAGATTCTTATCGCCTATGGCTCTTGTGCCTGTTTTGGAGGCATCCCCGGCTTGGCCAATTTCTTCACTAAGGAAGAGATAGTCGACCGCGTTTACAAAGACACTCCTTCTACAGACAATGCTGAGGGAATGGTCCCTCTTGCCACTGTACAAGTACCGGAAGGTGAATTGAGTCTTCCTGAGTTTTATAACGATGTGTTTACCTTACCTCAAGTGGTGGAGGTAGATTATTATATTCCCGGCTGTCCGCCTCCGGTGGATTTAATTGTCAGGGCCATTGACGCCATCGCTACCAACAAATTACCTCCCAAAGGTACAGTAATTGCCGGGCAAAAGGCTTTATGTCATGAATGCGGCAGAGTAAAGGAAGATAAAAAAGTAAAAGAATTTAAGCGCCCTCATGAAGTAGAGGTCGACCCGGAAAAATGTCTGCTGGAGCAGGGAATTATCTGTTGCGGTCCGGCTACCCGGGGAGGATGCGGGGGGCGGTGTACCGGCGTGAATATGCCCTGCCGCGGGTGCTTTGGTCCTGCTGCGGAAGTACTTGATGAAGGCGCCAAAATGGTAGGTGCTATTGCTTCCATTATAGATTCTGCGGACCCTGAAGAAATAAAGAAAATTAATAAGATGATAGTTGATCCAGCGGGTACTTTTTACAGGTTTGGATTGCCCAATTCCATGTTGAGGCGAAAACGCAAGGAGGGGAAGGTATCTTGAAAAAAATATCCATCGACCCGATTACCAGGTTAGAAGGGCATGGCAAAATCGATATATTTTTGAATGACGAGGGTAATGTAGAAAACGCCTATCTGCAAATCCCTGAGTTGCGGGGTTTTGAAAAATTCTGCGAGGGGCGCCCTGCGGAAGAACTACCCCGTATAGTATCCCGCATTTGTGGGGTTTGTCCCGAAGCACATCACCTGGCTTCAACGAAAGCCCTGGATGCAGTGTGGTCTGTAGAGCCGACTCCTACTGCCAAAAAGCTACGGGAGCTAATGTATTGTGCCCATATCATACATTCCCACACCGCCCATTTTTACGCTCTGGCTGCACCCGATTTTGTGCTGGGTCCTGACGCAAAACCGGAAGAAAGAAATATTCTCGGGGTTATAGCAAAGGTCGGTTTAGAAATTGGGAAAGAAGTTATCAAGCATAGGTCTTATGCCCAGCAAATTCAAGCGATAATAGGGGGTAAGGCTACTCATCCGGTATGCGGGTTACCGGGCGGTATGAGTAAAGGCCTCAA
This window contains:
- a CDS encoding CoB--CoM heterodisulfide reductase iron-sulfur subunit A family protein, which codes for MNAKIGVYVCHCGYNIAGKVDVKEVAEYAGTLDNVVIARDYKYMCSDPGQDLIKNDIKEYGLTRVVVASCSPRMHEPTFKSALEKAGLNGYLLEMANIREQCSWVTEDPRQATEKAKALVHGAVRRVVYHEPIEEREVGVNKATLVVGGGIAGIQATLKIAEAGHKVYLVEREPSIGGQMAKFDKTFPTMDCAACILTPKMVAVAQNPNVELLTYSEVLHVDGYVGNFTVTVKQKPRYVDVDKCTGCGDCQKACVLKDRIPCSFEEGLKKRPAAYIPFPQAVPLKAVIDDKHCLQLTKGKCSKKCVKACQRDAIDFSQKEVIRQIEVGSIILATGYELFDARKAPQYGYGIYDDVYTGIEFERITNASGPTQGKILKKNGEEPKRVAVLHCIGSRDENYQKYCSRVCCMSSVKFSHLVKEKTDAEVFEFYIDMRTFGKQYEEFYKRVQEEGVNFIRGKGAEVAEVNGQLVVRAEDTLLGAYREIPVDMVILNTALVPRHDADKVAQIFGISRSPDGFFLESHIKLDPVTTSTDGIYIAGCCQSPKDIPDSVAQGSAAAAEALATIATGKVKISPVTASSNPDICAGCRICIGLCPFKAITFNEEKKVAEINQAVCKGCGTCAAGCPSNAISIAHFNNQQILAEIEGVLR
- a CDS encoding hydrogenase iron-sulfur subunit gives rise to the protein MNTEFEPKIVGILCNWCSYTGADLAGISRIKYSANVRIVRVMCSGRVDPTFILKAFQEGADGVLVSGCHPGDCHYVDGNIKAMRRAPLITELLKQMGIEEERYKLVWVSASEGDKFARIVEEMVATLKKLGPFKPQGGVKKYA
- a CDS encoding oxidoreductase; this translates as MPKLNLAVYWTAACGGCDVSILDIDEKILQVGELANIVLWPLAADGKYEDVEKMEDGAIDVCLFNGAIRLSEQEEMARLLRRKSKILIAYGSCACFGGIPGLANFFTKEEIVDRVYKDTPSTDNAEGMVPLATVQVPEGELSLPEFYNDVFTLPQVVEVDYYIPGCPPPVDLIVRAIDAIATNKLPPKGTVIAGQKALCHECGRVKEDKKVKEFKRPHEVEVDPEKCLLEQGIICCGPATRGGCGGRCTGVNMPCRGCFGPAAEVLDEGAKMVGAIASIIDSADPEEIKKINKMIVDPAGTFYRFGLPNSMLRRKRKEGKVS